In one Sphingobium sp. MI1205 genomic region, the following are encoded:
- a CDS encoding CopG family ribbon-helix-helix protein — MASEGTSLARLSMSLPSDLFRQLDAMVVERELPSRSQLIAELIRHALAEHEALTRPDEMLAGTITLVYRSDKGRVRHQLAQTQADYLKEVISSQHVFLEGDQSLEVLLVQGPATLLKELCDALRRVRGVQQLQLVTTTALLPPLYEQEESGRKENAA, encoded by the coding sequence ATGGCTAGCGAAGGCACAAGCCTGGCAAGGCTCAGCATGAGCCTGCCCAGCGATCTGTTCCGGCAGCTTGACGCCATGGTGGTCGAACGAGAGCTGCCCTCGCGCTCCCAGCTCATCGCCGAGTTGATCCGGCATGCGCTGGCCGAGCATGAGGCCCTGACCCGGCCGGACGAGATGCTCGCGGGCACCATCACCCTGGTTTATCGGAGCGACAAAGGCCGGGTCCGGCATCAGCTCGCCCAGACTCAGGCCGATTATCTCAAGGAAGTGATCTCCTCCCAGCATGTGTTCCTCGAAGGGGACCAGTCGCTCGAAGTCTTGTTGGTGCAAGGCCCTGCGACATTGCTGAAGGAATTATGCGATGCGCTGCGCAGGGTGCGCGGCGTCCAGCAGCTCCAACTTGTCACGACCACCGCGCTGCTTCCGCCGCTGTATGAGCAGGAAGAGAGCGGCCGCAAGGAGAATGCCGCATGA
- a CDS encoding urea amidolyase associated protein UAAP1 — MTEILASPCDARNHARAMAGRVVEAMPVLPPVADDLPPGVGASDLLWEETVAAGGYSTRRLPRGARLRLIDLAGDACASILLFNADIPTERLNVADTVKVQWNAYLGEGKLLLSDMGRVLMTISEDGAGTHDTFCGTSNAVTNAAKYGSGANSGPYPNGRDRFLLGAAKHGLQRRDVHPCITLFKGAKIEAGGTITPLVGPFPAGRSVLLRAEMEVIMVIANCPHVLDPRDAYTVTPLRATAWRGPVTPEDDPIRNATPEGLRAFLNVEDYYR, encoded by the coding sequence ATGACCGAAATTCTCGCCAGTCCGTGTGACGCCCGCAACCATGCCCGCGCCATGGCGGGCAGGGTGGTCGAAGCCATGCCGGTGTTGCCGCCGGTGGCGGACGATCTTCCCCCAGGCGTCGGCGCGTCCGACCTGCTGTGGGAGGAAACCGTCGCGGCCGGGGGCTATTCCACCAGGCGGCTGCCGCGCGGCGCACGCCTGCGGCTGATCGACCTGGCAGGCGATGCCTGCGCGTCGATCCTGCTTTTCAACGCGGATATACCGACCGAACGGCTCAACGTGGCCGACACGGTGAAGGTGCAGTGGAACGCCTATCTGGGCGAGGGCAAGCTGCTCCTTTCGGACATGGGCCGGGTGCTCATGACCATTTCGGAAGATGGCGCTGGCACGCACGACACATTCTGCGGAACGTCGAACGCGGTGACCAACGCCGCCAAATATGGCTCCGGCGCGAATAGCGGACCTTATCCGAACGGGCGCGACCGCTTCCTGCTTGGCGCGGCGAAGCACGGGCTCCAGCGGCGGGACGTTCACCCCTGCATCACCTTGTTCAAGGGTGCGAAGATCGAAGCCGGCGGCACGATAACGCCGCTGGTCGGTCCCTTTCCTGCGGGCCGCAGCGTTCTGCTGCGCGCGGAGATGGAGGTGATCATGGTCATCGCCAACTGCCCGCACGTCCTCGACCCGAGGGATGCCTACACGGTCACTCCGCTGCGGGCGACAGCCTGGCGCGGGCCCGTGACGCCGGAGGATGATCCCATACGCAACGCGACGCCGGAAGGACTGCGCGCCTTCCTGAATGTCGAAGACTATTACCGCTGA
- a CDS encoding urea amidolyase associated protein UAAP2, with product MSIDPHLSGLSGPVVHDVIVPARAPWLHHVAAGQTLRIIDLEGNQAVDFLLYAAEDDAERYSAQDTVSAQGNLFLREGTVLRSNEGRPMMTIMATSVEYHDTIGGACSCESNTLRYGHHTKAEHACVENFLEANLREGRGKRDIVSNINFFMNVPVEEDGSLGIVDGISAPGLTVDLKAEMDVIVVVSNCPQINNPCNGFNPTPVRMIVAA from the coding sequence ATGAGCATCGATCCCCATTTGTCGGGCCTTTCGGGGCCGGTCGTCCACGATGTCATCGTGCCTGCGCGGGCGCCATGGCTCCACCACGTCGCCGCCGGCCAGACGCTGCGTATCATTGATCTGGAGGGCAATCAGGCTGTCGATTTTCTCCTCTACGCGGCGGAGGACGACGCCGAACGCTACAGCGCGCAGGACACTGTGTCCGCGCAGGGCAACCTGTTCCTGCGCGAAGGGACAGTGCTGCGGTCGAACGAGGGGCGGCCGATGATGACCATAATGGCGACCTCTGTAGAATATCATGACACGATCGGCGGCGCATGCTCATGCGAGTCCAACACGCTGCGCTATGGCCACCACACCAAGGCCGAACATGCGTGCGTGGAGAATTTCCTGGAGGCGAACCTGCGGGAGGGGCGCGGCAAGCGCGACATCGTCTCCAACATCAACTTTTTCATGAACGTGCCGGTTGAGGAGGACGGGTCCCTGGGGATCGTCGATGGCATCTCCGCGCCCGGCCTTACGGTGGACCTGAAAGCGGAAATGGACGTAATCGTCGTCGTGTCGAATTGCCCGCAGATCAACAACCCCTGCAACGGCTTTAATCCCACCCCCGTTCGAATGATCGTGGCCGCATGA
- the uca gene encoding urea carboxylase — MSFDTVLIANRGAIATRIIRTLRRMGLRSVAVYSEADEASLHVAQADEAVCIGPARASDSYLNIAAILDAARATGAGAIHPGYGFLAENVEFAEACAAAGIVFIGPTPDNIRTFGLKHSARALAAAHGVPLAPGTGLLTGEEEAVAAAHEIGFPVILKATAGGGGIGMRICEDEADVREGFAAVARQGQSNFGDAGIFLERYIRRARHIEVQLFGDGQGRIMPLGERDCSLQRRNQKVVEEAPAPLLPDVGRHDLIAAATRLGQAANYRSAGTVEFLYDAEREEFFFLEMNTRLQVEHGVTEEVMGIDLVEWMIRGGAGDFAFLDADPPRPQGHAVQVRLYAEDPALDYRPTSGTLTAVDFPADIRAETWCMAGSEVSSWYDPMLAKLIVHAPTRIEAIEKMKSALDESRVDGIETNLRWLRDVVEVPAFVSGDVSTRLLEKIAFNGRSIRVISGGTATTVQDWPGRQKLWAVGVPPSGPMDDQSFRLGNRLLGNPEGTAGLEVTVTGPTIVFTAEARICLMGADFGAALDGDPVPRGAAINVQAGQTLALGRASGGGLRGYILFAGGLDIAPYLGSRSTFELGRFGGHAARRLLAGDTLHLASEPTDTPLPFATLPDLPTEWTVRVLYGPHGAPDFFTQADIASIAAAEWQVHYNSNRTGVRLIGPKPEWARADGGEAGLHPSNIHDNPYAIGAVDFTGDMPIILGPDGPSLGGFVCPFVVIAADRWKIGQLAPGDKLRFVPVNIGDAAAADSLQRRLIALGAAEDSGPARPMDMLSPILAQIPAGPGRPHTVYRQQGDRNILVEYGPIVLDIELRIRVHALMTELERLALPGVVDVVPGIRSLQLHFDGGRLDQRAALAALISAEERLGDLEDFAIPSRIVHLPLSWRDPATIETIEKYMSGVRADAPWCPDNVEFIRRVNGLPDVAAVENLIFEANYLVLGLGDVYLGAPVATPVDPRHRLVTTKYNPARTWTPPNVVGIGGAYMCIYGMEGPGGYQLFGRTIQVWNTHRQTDAFVEGKPWLLRFFDQIRFYPVSAEDLVEWRRDFPSGRRSIRIEPSEFRLADYRAFLAENALSIAEFEARRQAAFDEERAEWQRSGEFDRITDLAETDAPGSRTIEIPDGAALVETPFGGSIWKLLVAVGDEVKAGDTIAIVEAMKMECAVQSPGTGTVAALYVQERQSLQPGAPMLALRAPA, encoded by the coding sequence ATGAGCTTCGACACGGTCCTCATTGCCAACCGGGGCGCGATAGCCACCCGCATCATTCGCACGTTGAGGCGCATGGGCTTGCGGTCCGTCGCGGTCTATTCCGAAGCGGATGAAGCATCGCTGCACGTCGCGCAGGCGGACGAGGCGGTCTGCATCGGTCCGGCGCGGGCGTCCGACAGCTATCTCAACATCGCCGCCATATTGGATGCCGCCCGCGCGACCGGTGCGGGGGCGATCCATCCCGGCTACGGCTTCCTCGCCGAAAATGTGGAGTTTGCGGAAGCCTGCGCTGCGGCCGGCATCGTCTTCATCGGACCCACGCCGGATAATATCCGTACCTTCGGCCTCAAGCACAGCGCGCGTGCTCTGGCGGCCGCGCATGGCGTTCCACTCGCGCCGGGCACCGGACTGCTGACCGGCGAAGAAGAAGCGGTTGCCGCTGCCCACGAAATCGGTTTCCCCGTGATATTGAAGGCGACGGCCGGCGGCGGGGGCATCGGCATGCGCATTTGCGAGGACGAAGCCGACGTTCGCGAAGGTTTCGCCGCCGTTGCCCGCCAGGGGCAAAGCAATTTCGGCGATGCCGGCATCTTCCTTGAACGCTATATCCGCCGCGCGCGCCACATCGAAGTACAGTTGTTTGGTGACGGGCAGGGCCGCATCATGCCGCTCGGCGAGCGCGACTGTTCGCTTCAGCGCCGCAACCAGAAGGTCGTCGAAGAAGCGCCCGCCCCGCTGTTGCCCGATGTCGGGCGTCACGATCTGATCGCGGCTGCAACGCGCCTCGGTCAGGCCGCGAACTACAGATCGGCGGGGACGGTCGAGTTTCTCTATGACGCGGAGCGCGAGGAGTTCTTCTTTCTCGAGATGAACACGCGCCTTCAGGTCGAACATGGCGTCACCGAAGAAGTGATGGGGATCGACCTTGTCGAATGGATGATCCGTGGCGGCGCGGGCGATTTCGCCTTTCTCGATGCCGATCCGCCCAGGCCGCAGGGCCATGCCGTACAGGTGCGGCTCTATGCCGAAGACCCGGCGCTGGACTACCGGCCGACTTCGGGCACGCTGACGGCGGTGGATTTCCCCGCCGACATTCGTGCCGAGACATGGTGCATGGCGGGCAGCGAGGTCAGCAGCTGGTATGATCCCATGCTCGCCAAGCTGATCGTCCATGCGCCGACGCGCATCGAGGCGATTGAAAAGATGAAGTCCGCGCTCGACGAGAGCCGGGTGGACGGGATCGAGACGAATTTGCGCTGGTTGCGCGATGTGGTCGAAGTCCCCGCTTTCGTCAGCGGGGATGTCTCGACGCGTCTGCTGGAAAAGATCGCCTTCAACGGGCGGAGCATTCGTGTGATCAGCGGCGGCACCGCCACCACCGTACAGGACTGGCCCGGACGCCAAAAGCTCTGGGCGGTTGGCGTGCCTCCGTCGGGGCCCATGGACGACCAGTCTTTCCGCCTGGGGAACAGGCTGCTCGGCAATCCTGAAGGGACAGCGGGCCTGGAGGTCACCGTCACCGGCCCGACGATCGTCTTCACGGCGGAAGCGCGCATCTGTCTGATGGGCGCCGATTTCGGAGCGGCACTCGACGGTGATCCGGTTCCGCGCGGTGCAGCGATCAACGTACAGGCGGGTCAGACGCTGGCGCTTGGCCGCGCATCGGGCGGAGGGCTGCGCGGCTATATCCTGTTCGCCGGCGGTCTTGATATCGCTCCCTATCTCGGTAGCCGCAGCACCTTCGAGCTGGGCCGGTTCGGCGGCCATGCCGCGCGCCGGCTGCTCGCAGGCGATACGTTGCACCTTGCGAGCGAGCCAACGGACACGCCGCTGCCTTTCGCCACGTTGCCCGATCTGCCCACCGAATGGACGGTGCGCGTGCTCTACGGCCCGCACGGCGCGCCGGACTTCTTCACGCAAGCCGACATAGCGTCGATCGCCGCGGCTGAATGGCAAGTCCATTACAACAGCAACCGCACCGGTGTGCGCCTGATCGGACCCAAGCCCGAATGGGCGCGGGCGGACGGTGGGGAGGCGGGCCTTCACCCCTCCAACATCCACGACAATCCCTACGCGATCGGCGCTGTCGACTTCACCGGCGACATGCCGATCATCCTGGGTCCCGACGGCCCGTCGCTGGGAGGCTTTGTCTGCCCCTTTGTCGTGATTGCCGCCGACCGCTGGAAGATCGGCCAGCTCGCGCCCGGCGACAAGCTCCGCTTCGTGCCGGTCAATATCGGCGACGCGGCCGCGGCGGACAGCTTGCAGCGGCGGCTGATAGCCTTGGGTGCGGCGGAGGATTCAGGTCCAGCCCGGCCAATGGACATGCTCTCGCCTATTCTCGCCCAGATTCCGGCAGGACCGGGCCGTCCTCACACTGTCTATCGGCAGCAGGGTGACCGTAATATCCTGGTCGAATATGGCCCCATCGTACTCGATATTGAGCTGCGGATCCGGGTCCATGCGCTGATGACCGAGCTGGAACGGCTTGCGCTCCCCGGCGTCGTCGACGTGGTGCCGGGCATCCGGTCGCTGCAGCTTCATTTTGACGGCGGGAGGCTGGACCAGCGCGCCGCGTTGGCAGCCCTTATCTCCGCCGAAGAGCGGCTGGGCGACCTGGAGGATTTCGCCATACCCTCCCGTATCGTGCATTTGCCGCTGAGCTGGCGCGACCCGGCCACGATCGAGACGATCGAGAAATATATGAGCGGGGTGCGCGCCGACGCTCCGTGGTGCCCGGACAATGTCGAGTTCATCCGCCGGGTGAACGGCCTGCCCGACGTGGCGGCCGTGGAGAATCTCATATTCGAGGCGAACTACCTCGTCCTGGGACTGGGTGACGTTTATCTGGGCGCGCCGGTTGCGACCCCGGTCGATCCCCGGCACCGGCTCGTCACCACCAAATATAATCCCGCCCGCACATGGACCCCGCCCAACGTGGTGGGCATCGGCGGAGCCTATATGTGCATCTACGGCATGGAGGGGCCAGGCGGCTATCAGCTCTTCGGCCGGACCATTCAGGTGTGGAACACGCATCGACAGACGGACGCATTTGTTGAAGGCAAGCCCTGGCTGCTGCGCTTCTTTGATCAGATTCGCTTTTACCCGGTCAGCGCGGAAGACCTGGTGGAATGGCGTCGCGACTTTCCCAGCGGGCGGCGCTCGATCAGGATCGAGCCATCGGAGTTCCGGCTGGCCGACTATCGCGCCTTCCTTGCGGAAAATGCTTTGTCCATCGCGGAATTCGAGGCGCGTCGGCAGGCGGCTTTCGATGAGGAACGCGCCGAATGGCAGCGCAGCGGCGAGTTCGACCGCATCACCGACCTCGCCGAAACCGACGCGCCCGGATCGCGAACGATCGAGATCCCGGATGGGGCCGCGCTGGTCGAGACCCCATTTGGCGGGAGTATCTGGAAATTGCTGGTCGCTGTCGGGGACGAGGTGAAGGCTGGCGACACCATCGCCATCGTTGAGGCAATGAAAATGGAATGTGCAGTACAAAGCCCCGGCACGGGGACAGTTGCGGCCCTCTATGTGCAGGAACGGCAGTCTTTGCAGCCGGGCGCGCCGATGCTGGCGCTGAGGGCTCCGGCATGA
- the atzF gene encoding allophanate hydrolase — protein sequence MTALDRRSAIAIAQDIKAGRTSALAVMEETLGRLAAYDAVQPQIWISRPSVDDLIGAAKAIDARLAAGEDLPLAGVPFAVKDNIDVAGVETTAACPAFAYSPGVSATVVDRLVAAGAICVGKTNLDQFATGLNGTRSPYGSPRNAYNLAYVSGGSSSGSSVAVAAGLVAFALGTDTAGSGRVPAAFQHLIGFKPTKGRWSNAGLVPACRTLDCITVFANDSGDARLIDRIIAGFDAADAYSKPLADRLLACKRIGVPRRDQRVWFGDAESEYLYDCALDRLGGLAELVEIDIAPLLEAAQLLYGGPWVAERAAALSGLLTDDSDAIDPTVRAVVEPGLAISAVDLFNGIYRLAELKRRADMQWTEIDLLAFPTTGSTFRVTELLAAPVALNSALGLYTNFVNLLDMAAVAVPAGSRANGTGFGITLIGPADTDRALLDVADAYFAVADLPSPPPLDLEGKMQTVKLAVVGAHLKDMPLHWQLTSREARFVGAFETSPNYRLYAMADSVPPKPALVHSDEGGPIALEVYELGVAEFGSFVAEVPAPLAIGTVTLADGSSVKGFVAEPRAITGAEDITALGGWRAYINREG from the coding sequence ATGACCGCGCTCGACCGCCGCAGCGCGATCGCCATCGCGCAGGACATCAAGGCTGGGCGGACCAGCGCCCTTGCCGTGATGGAGGAAACGCTTGGGCGGCTCGCCGCCTATGACGCCGTCCAGCCGCAGATATGGATCAGCAGGCCGAGCGTCGACGATTTGATTGGCGCCGCCAAAGCTATCGACGCTCGGCTGGCAGCCGGAGAAGATCTGCCGCTCGCCGGCGTTCCATTCGCGGTGAAGGATAATATCGATGTGGCCGGGGTAGAGACCACCGCTGCCTGCCCCGCTTTCGCCTACAGCCCTGGTGTATCTGCAACGGTGGTCGATCGCCTTGTCGCAGCCGGGGCGATCTGTGTCGGCAAGACCAATCTTGATCAGTTCGCGACCGGGTTGAACGGGACGCGCAGCCCCTATGGCAGTCCTCGCAACGCCTATAACCTCGCCTATGTCAGCGGTGGGTCCAGTTCAGGCTCCTCCGTGGCCGTAGCTGCCGGACTGGTGGCCTTCGCGCTGGGCACCGACACGGCCGGATCGGGCCGGGTGCCCGCCGCATTCCAGCATTTGATTGGCTTCAAGCCGACAAAGGGGCGGTGGAGCAATGCGGGGCTGGTGCCAGCCTGCCGCACGCTCGATTGCATCACCGTCTTCGCCAATGACAGCGGCGACGCGCGCCTGATCGACAGGATCATCGCCGGCTTCGATGCGGCGGATGCCTATTCAAAGCCGTTGGCCGACCGGCTGCTCGCCTGCAAGCGGATCGGCGTGCCGCGGCGCGATCAGCGGGTGTGGTTCGGCGACGCTGAGTCGGAATATCTGTATGACTGCGCGCTGGATCGGCTTGGCGGGCTGGCCGAACTGGTCGAGATCGACATCGCGCCACTGCTGGAAGCCGCACAGCTGCTCTATGGCGGACCGTGGGTCGCGGAGCGCGCCGCTGCTCTGTCCGGTCTTCTGACCGACGATTCCGACGCCATCGATCCGACCGTGCGGGCGGTGGTTGAGCCTGGCCTCGCGATCAGTGCCGTCGATCTGTTCAACGGCATCTATCGCCTGGCCGAGCTCAAGCGGCGCGCCGACATGCAATGGACGGAAATCGACTTGCTGGCATTCCCGACGACGGGATCGACCTTTAGAGTTACTGAACTGCTCGCCGCGCCGGTTGCGCTCAACAGCGCCCTCGGGCTCTACACCAATTTCGTCAACCTGCTGGACATGGCGGCTGTCGCCGTTCCTGCGGGCAGTCGCGCCAATGGCACCGGCTTTGGCATCACCCTGATCGGGCCGGCCGACACGGACCGCGCCCTGCTCGATGTGGCGGACGCCTATTTCGCCGTCGCCGATCTTCCTTCCCCACCGCCACTAGACCTGGAGGGCAAAATGCAGACCGTGAAACTCGCCGTCGTGGGCGCACACCTGAAAGACATGCCGCTGCATTGGCAGCTTACGTCGCGCGAGGCGCGGTTTGTCGGTGCTTTCGAAACCTCGCCCAACTACAGGCTTTACGCGATGGCGGACAGCGTGCCGCCCAAGCCAGCGCTGGTGCATAGTGACGAAGGCGGTCCGATCGCGCTGGAAGTCTATGAGTTGGGCGTTGCCGAGTTCGGCAGCTTCGTCGCCGAAGTGCCCGCGCCGCTCGCCATCGGCACGGTGACGCTTGCGGACGGCAGCAGCGTCAAGGGCTTCGTCGCCGAACCACGCGCGATAACGGGGGCGGAAGACATCACCGCACTTGGCGGTTGGCGCGCCTATATCAACCGGGAAGGATGA
- a CDS encoding Vgb family protein, producing the protein MAKLPILGAMLVAGCATAAAASPAHGEQVIQVPGFADFLAVDGDSVWATNDARVERWSRQGRIASVPMAKPCGAMAILGDALWVADCNEKALVRIDRNKAQKSATIPTGIANPKGELNVVAGAGSVWVASDQKGMISRVDPDSNQVTATIPVSVGTHYLAFGFGSLWAVSSEARTIQRIDPASNMVIKTTALGKEPGFLAAGEGAVWVQEQGDGTVARIDPASGDVTGRVKVGEVLKYGDIDTGAGMVWLRTTEDQTFVAIDPDTLTVKARVGKAEGSGALRFTKKGLWTSAHDVQTLTWWPNPKKLAK; encoded by the coding sequence ATGGCGAAGCTTCCAATCCTTGGCGCCATGCTGGTGGCGGGCTGTGCCACGGCGGCTGCCGCATCGCCTGCTCACGGGGAACAGGTGATCCAGGTGCCGGGCTTTGCCGATTTTCTGGCGGTCGATGGCGACAGCGTGTGGGCGACCAATGACGCCCGCGTCGAGCGCTGGTCGCGCCAAGGCAGGATCGCGTCGGTGCCGATGGCCAAACCCTGCGGCGCGATGGCGATACTGGGCGATGCTTTGTGGGTGGCCGACTGCAACGAAAAGGCGCTTGTCCGGATCGACAGGAACAAGGCGCAGAAGAGTGCCACCATCCCCACTGGCATCGCCAATCCCAAGGGCGAACTCAATGTCGTCGCCGGGGCAGGATCGGTCTGGGTCGCGAGCGACCAGAAGGGCATGATCTCGCGCGTCGATCCAGACAGCAACCAGGTCACGGCCACCATCCCGGTCAGCGTAGGCACCCACTATCTCGCCTTCGGCTTCGGCTCTTTGTGGGCTGTCAGCAGCGAGGCGAGAACGATCCAGCGCATCGACCCGGCCAGCAATATGGTGATCAAGACCACGGCGCTCGGCAAGGAGCCCGGCTTTCTGGCGGCCGGGGAAGGGGCGGTTTGGGTTCAGGAGCAGGGTGACGGAACGGTCGCGCGCATCGATCCGGCAAGCGGCGACGTCACCGGCCGAGTTAAGGTCGGCGAAGTGCTGAAATATGGGGACATCGACACCGGGGCAGGCATGGTGTGGCTGCGCACCACGGAAGACCAGACCTTCGTTGCAATCGACCCCGACACGCTGACGGTCAAGGCGCGCGTCGGCAAAGCAGAGGGCAGCGGCGCGCTGCGCTTCACGAAGAAGGGCCTGTGGACTTCAGCGCATGACGTGCAGACGCTGACCTGGTGGCCCAACCCGAAGAAACTGGCAAAATAA
- a CDS encoding UrcA family protein: MKIGLVALATFACAIPASAFAADNPFAQDQATLDLKGLDLASADGQQRLAIRMDQAANAVCGQRLAGVHLAAEAKAQECRAAVLADVRSQIEARLAMNTKPVRVAAR; encoded by the coding sequence ATGAAGATTGGCCTCGTGGCTCTCGCCACTTTCGCATGCGCGATTCCCGCTTCCGCTTTCGCCGCCGACAACCCTTTCGCTCAGGATCAGGCGACTCTCGACCTCAAGGGCCTCGACCTCGCTTCGGCAGACGGGCAGCAGCGCCTGGCCATCCGCATGGATCAGGCCGCCAACGCCGTATGTGGCCAACGCCTCGCCGGGGTGCACCTCGCAGCCGAAGCAAAAGCCCAGGAATGCCGCGCAGCCGTGCTGGCCGATGTCCGCTCCCAGATCGAAGCGCGCCTGGCCATGAACACAAAGCCGGTCCGCGTCGCCGCCCGCTAA
- a CDS encoding tetratricopeptide repeat-containing sulfotransferase family protein: MTTRCALRVSPARDALAQGDVQAARQFAARMMASDPSDAEGHFIFGLAESTDGRIGAGIQHLDRAVTLDPQGEYRAQLARLLVMMRRDGDAAAILHDAEKAPPTDALSRDTIGCVYARLGDHSAALTHFEEAVRLDPPNINYRYNLATTLNFLGRSDEAETALEALVALAPQDARAHHLLSALRKQRPDNNHVDRLTGTLADAKDSRSRLLLGYALAKELEDIGRPDEALERLCATNAEHRRKLPYAFARDAALFDTVEGAWPLAPASQAPGDDPLFIIGMPRTGTTLVDRILSSHPSVESAGELQAMPLAVKKSAGTKTPTVMDADTIAAAARADMGMIGRDYLDRAAHHRRQPELRFIDKFPGNFLYAGFIARALPAARIVCLRRHPMDTVLSNFRNLFAVSSRYYDYSYDLLDIAAYYVRFDRLMSLWREALPGRLIELRYEDLVADQEGESRRLLAHCGLDWSDNCLSFHTNHAPVSTPSAAQVRRPIYGDSVGRWKRHADVLEPVRRFFEQAGVDIS, encoded by the coding sequence ATGACGACCAGATGCGCCTTGCGGGTCAGTCCGGCACGCGATGCGCTGGCGCAAGGAGACGTCCAGGCGGCACGCCAGTTCGCTGCCAGGATGATGGCAAGCGATCCGAGCGATGCCGAAGGCCACTTCATCTTTGGCCTGGCGGAATCAACTGATGGCCGGATTGGCGCGGGTATCCAGCATCTGGATCGAGCAGTGACGCTGGATCCCCAGGGCGAATACCGGGCTCAACTCGCCCGGCTCCTCGTCATGATGCGCCGCGACGGCGATGCCGCAGCGATCCTGCATGATGCCGAAAAGGCCCCGCCCACGGATGCATTGAGCCGCGATACGATTGGCTGCGTCTATGCGCGCCTGGGCGACCATAGCGCCGCGCTTACCCATTTCGAAGAGGCTGTCCGGCTGGACCCGCCAAACATCAATTACCGCTATAATCTGGCAACGACGCTCAATTTTCTCGGCCGTTCCGACGAGGCGGAGACGGCACTGGAGGCGTTGGTGGCGCTTGCCCCGCAGGACGCGCGGGCGCACCATCTCCTGTCCGCGCTTCGCAAACAAAGGCCGGACAATAATCATGTAGATCGCCTGACTGGCACGCTTGCCGACGCGAAGGACAGCCGCAGCAGGCTGCTTCTGGGCTACGCGCTGGCGAAGGAACTGGAGGATATCGGCAGGCCGGACGAAGCACTGGAGCGGCTTTGCGCGACCAATGCAGAGCATCGTCGAAAGTTACCTTATGCCTTCGCCCGCGATGCGGCGTTGTTCGACACCGTGGAAGGCGCATGGCCGCTGGCTCCAGCGTCCCAGGCGCCGGGGGACGACCCCCTCTTCATCATCGGCATGCCACGTACTGGCACCACGCTGGTCGACCGCATCCTGTCATCCCATCCGTCGGTCGAAAGCGCCGGCGAATTGCAGGCCATGCCGCTTGCCGTGAAGAAGTCGGCTGGAACGAAAACCCCCACGGTCATGGACGCCGACACCATTGCGGCCGCCGCGCGCGCTGACATGGGGATGATCGGACGCGACTATCTGGACCGCGCCGCCCATCACCGCCGGCAGCCGGAGCTCCGCTTTATCGATAAGTTTCCGGGCAACTTCCTCTATGCGGGGTTTATCGCCCGTGCCCTGCCCGCCGCCAGGATCGTCTGCCTGCGAAGGCACCCCATGGACACGGTGCTCAGCAACTTCCGCAATCTCTTCGCGGTCAGTTCCCGCTATTATGACTATAGCTACGACTTGCTCGACATTGCTGCTTACTATGTCCGCTTCGACCGGCTGATGAGCCTGTGGCGCGAAGCCCTGCCGGGCCGCCTGATCGAATTGCGCTATGAGGATCTGGTTGCCGATCAGGAAGGCGAGAGCCGACGGCTGCTCGCCCATTGCGGGCTCGACTGGTCGGACAATTGCCTGTCCTTCCACACCAACCATGCCCCGGTTTCCACCCCCAGCGCCGCCCAGGTGCGCCGCCCAATCTATGGCGACTCGGTCGGACGATGGAAGCGGCATGCCGACGTGCTGGAGCCGGTGCGCCGCTTCTTCGAGCAGGCCGGGGTCGACATCTCATGA